AAAAAACTTGTCTTAACTTTGCTAAATTGTGGTCTAAATAAACGGTAGCACTTCAAAGCCTTGCCCTGTTCCAACAAGTGGATGGTCTAATAGTCCAGAATTTATGCAAGACCTACGCAAGAAAAACCTAATTCATTTTGGTTGTGATGAAACTACGCAACCTCAGCAAAAATGGTTTTTAGAAGAACGTTTAATCACAGAATTATCTTCCCTAATACCATGTGGCGAAAAAGGAAAACAGACAACGGACGCTATGGGATTATATTTTCCATATTCACATCCAGTAAGTTTGTATGAAAGCCTAATTTGGGCAGTAATACCAGATTCTGATGATATCACACTTGATTATTTTGCGGGAAGCGGTACTTCCGCACACGCCACTATCAATCTCAACCGTCAGGACGATGGCAAACGCAAATATATCCTTATAGAAATGGGACATCATTTTGATACTGCTCTAATACCACGTATCAAGAAAGCAGTTTACACCGAAAAATGGAAAGATGCTAAACCTGTCTCCCGTGAGAGTTGTCTCTCTCACATGTTCAAATATCAGCGCATTGAATCGTATGAAGATGCCCTCAACAACATTGAACTTAACGAAACCGAACACAAGAATCTGTTATTTGACGAACATCAATTGAGTTATATGTTGGAAAGCGATACAAGGGAAAGCCCAACGTCCCTAAACATCTCTAAACTCGAAAATCCGTTCAGTTATCAACTCAAGATCGTCAAAGATATGCGGACGCAAACACAGAGCATAGACCTACCCGAAACTTTCAACTATCTTCTTGGTTTATCAGTCCAGACTCGTCGGTGCTTATACGACGATGATAGACGATATCTTGCATATAAAGGCACAGTTGAGCAAAAACCTATCGTCATTATCTGGCGTGAGACAGAAGGATGGAATGAACAAGATTGGGAACGAGATTACAATTTCATTGAGGAACGGGAACTAACCAAAGATGCAGATAAAGTGTATGTCAACACAAATAGCATCATCCCAGAAGCAGAATCTTTAGATCCGCATTTTAAACGACTGATGTTTTCAGAATAAAATCCGGTAAAGAAAACTGATATGCCCAGAAAGAAAACGAAAGAACTCAATAACCATCTTATTCTTCACGGATGGCTGAATGACCAATTCGGATATAAAACCACGCGCGATCTGCTTAGCGATGTATCAAACGTTGACGAGGGATTTAACCCAAATGGATACTCGCCAATCTGCGAATTTCTTATGTCCCGCTCAGATTTGAAGAATGAGATTGAGGAGGCATTACCAATTTATGATGCTAACATCAAACGGCACCTGTCTGCCATAAACAACAACCGCACACAGCCGATCGTTCTCCGTTATTTTCAATATTTGGCATTGCTCTACACGGAAATCTTCTTGGATTGGAAATTCAACAAACCTGCGGAATTCCTTCATCAACTCAATACATTCGTCCAAACCCAAAATGCACGGAAAGCACCCGGCGATCCTAGGGATACCGACTTCACAGAAATCGATATTGAAAAACTGGCACTGTGGATGGCGACTGGCGCAGGCAAAACCCATATCATGCATATCAACTACCATCAATATCTCCACTACTACAAAGATAAGTTGGACCACGTCGTCCTTATCACACCGAACGAGGGCTTAAGTGAACAACACATGCGCGAACTTACTAATGCGGATATACGGTGTGAACGTTTCAAAGTTGAGGGCAGCAGATCATCAAATAACAACAATATAATACAGGTTATTGAAATCACAAAATTGGTGAAGGAAAAAACAGGAGAAGGCGAAAGTGTGCCTGTTGAGGCATTTGAAGGAAACAACTTGATCCTTGTCGATGAGGGTCACAAAGGAACAAGCAGTACTGATCCTGTCTGGCGCGATCATCGCGAAACACTTGCCGAAAAAGGTTTTACTTTTGAATACAGTGCAACCTTTGGACAAGCACTTGCCGCTGCAAAAAATGACGATCTTGTTGATGAATATGGAAAAGCCATCGTTTTCGATTACTCTTACCGACATTTCTACAGCGATGGTTACGGGAAGGACTTCCGTATCATCAACGTCACCCACGACAACGAAACCCAAACCGAAAAACTTTTTTTAGGGAATCTCCTCAGCTTCTATCAACAGAAACGCTATTTCAAGGAAAACACTGACAACGTCCGTGCCTACAGCTTAGACCCACCATTATGGGCATTTGTCGGTAGTAAGGTGAACGTCGTCTATCAAAATTATACGCGTTCAGATGTCCTAAATGTCATCCGCTTTCTGCACGGGTTCCTGAGAAACGAAAAGAGACGGGCAATTCAGGGCATAGACGATATTCTAAATGGGGCATCGGGATTATCCGATGTCAACGGCAACGATGTTTTTAAGAACCGACTCGACTATCTTAAGAACACAACAGAAACGGCATCACAAATCTACACCGACATCCTCAAGGAAGTTTTCCATACCGATTCAAGCGGTGCCTTACATCTTTGCGATGTTCGAAATGCCCAGGGGGAAATCGCCTTAAAAACTACCCATGGTAGCAAAGAATTTGGCGTTATCAACATTGGTGATGTGCCTAAATTCAAAAAACTCGTCCAAAATCAAAATGACGATGCGGGAATCAAAATGGACCCCGATGATGTGTTAATAGAAAGTCTCTTTAACAACATCAACAAACCTGAAAGTTCAATCAATATACTCATCGGCGCGAAAAAGTTTATTGAAGGATGGGACAGTTGGCGCGTCACCACAATGGGATTGCTCAACATCGGCAGACAGGAAGGATCGCAGATTATCCAACTGTTTGGTCGTGGTGTCCGTCTACGCGGCAAAAACATGAGTCTCAAACGTAGCGCAGTACTTGATGGCGATCATCCCCCTAACCTGCCACTTTTGGAAACGCTCAACATCTTCGCTGTCCGTGCTAACTTCATGGAAGACTTTCAAGAATATCTCAAGCGCGAAGGGGTTCCACACGAAGATCCAATCCAAATAGAATTACCGATCAAACCCAATATGAGTCATCTTGCGAAACGGCTTTATGTTCCAAAAGTCCTATCTTATGACCAAGTTGCAAAAGGAAAGTGTGTGATGCTTGAGGCATGTGACGATATAATTGTCACTCACACAACCCAAACGGTTAGTATTATCGGTAGTAGTTCAGAAGAAGGTATCCAAGATGAAAGCGCGGAAGCAGCAAATGAAACTTTAATTAAAGAGCAATATTTAGATCTGGTTGATTGGGAAAAAATCTATCTTCAGCTTGTTGAATATAAACAAGAGAGAGGGTATCACAACCTCGTTTTTGATGCTGATATTCTCAGAAATATCCTCAATACGGATAATCCTTTGTATGAACTCAAAGTTATGCATAAATCTGAAGTTGAGCCGAAGTCATTAGAGCAACTTAAACAGTTAGAGGAATTAGTCCTTACACTCCTCCGTAAATATATCACTAAATTCTATCGCATCATTCAGCAACGTTGGAATGATGAAGGTGTGCGCTTAAAGCAGTTAGACGAAAAGAATCCCAACTTCGCAGATTGGAAAGTCTCTATTCCCCGAGATAAGTCCGACGAACTTGAACCGATCATCAGACATCTAATAGAAGACGGTAGAATATACGGACCTGATCTAACTGATCTCCCCAACCTCCATAACGACCGACACTTATACCAGCCGCTTCTGACTATAGGCGGAGCAGACTCAACGTTACGCATAACGCCACCGGCTTTAGAAAAAAGCGAAGAAGATTTTGTAAAACATCTTCGATCTTATGTACGTCAACCGCGCGAGGATCTCGCTAAAAAGGAGATTTTTTTCTTACGCAACCAGAGTCGAGGTAGAGGTATCGGTTTCTATGATAATGAAGGCTTCTATCCCGATTTTATCTTGTGGATACTGGACGGAGCAAAGCAGCGTATCGTCTTCATTGAACCGCACGGTATGATACATGAACCTATAAATAAACACAATCCGAAAATCACACTTTTCAAAAGGCTACGTGATTTCTCTTACAAACGTTTCCGTAGCGAACATGTACAAATGGATTCCTATATTATCTCAACAACACCTATTACCAAACTACGTTATAGAGGTGGTAAGGGTAAGCAGGAATTGCAAGAAAATTGGCACATCCTCTTTCCAAACCATGATGATGTGAGTTACCTCTCACCAATCTTCCAAGACTTAGATAGTAACCCTCCTTCTCAATAGGAGGGATTTCCTAATTACCACCATCCTATATTATACTTACTTTTTCCGTGCTACCACCACCGAATTATGCCAAAATATAGATACTAAAATCACCTACCGGAGATTGTCAGACACTATGGCCAACTGCAGGAAGGTTGGCACGGAAATTGCTACTATATTCATAGATAGTGAATTTGACAGTTATTATTGGAATTTCGTGCCAATTTGGCACAGGTTAGTCTGCCTTTTTGGCATGTTTGGAATATATTCGCTAAGAGTAATATCACGTGATATTTAGGAGTAAAGGAACACACTTTCTATGGCAAAAGCTATCAACGCACGAAGGAAAGGAGATGAATACCAAGCCCGAGTTTTCTGGCTAAAACTTCTTGAAATGCGAACTGGGGACTATATTCAGTCTGTTACCTTAGAAAGCGATAGAGTGTCTTTTGTTGATGATGTAGTTGTTTCCTACTGTGAACCAATAAGAGACCGGATAACAGGAAAACAAGAAATTGTGCACGATTTTTTTCAGTGTAAGTATCACATGACACAACATGGAGCGTTCACTCATGAAAACCTGATTGATCCGAGTTTCATCAACTGCGAGGATTCAATGCTGAAACGCTTGTATCACGCATACGTGCGTCTTTCAGATGAACTAGGTCCAGACGCATTCCGGTTGTACATTTTTTCTAATTGGCATTGGGATCACCAAGATGTCCTCGCTGAGCATTTACATGAAGGTATGATTCGTCCAACTTTTTATGAGCGGGGCCCAAGATCCGAAAGAGGGAAAGCGCGAGCAAAACTAGCATTTCACCTAGAAGTCTCAGAAGAAGACCTACTAGCTTTTTTAAACACCGTCCGATTTACACTCGGAAAGAATCTCACAGATTTAGAAAAGGATATGGAACCACTTCTAAAATTGGCTGGACTACAACCAATTGACCCAACAGGGGCTCATATCCTTTACGATGATCTCCCTTGGAAACTTTTTGGACAAGGTCAACACTCGTTTGATAAACAGGCTTTTAACAGGATAATAGATGAGGAAAAACTGAAGGCTCCATCGTCCACAGAACATAGCGAAATCTCTATTCAAAGTTTTTCGCAATTCGCACGACGGCCTCGCGATCTCCAAGCAAATCATCTTGATTTACGTCAGTTTTTCGAGGGGCGTTTCCCGAAAGATGATTCGCATTGGAAAAAAGAGATCTCTGAAAAAATCTCAGCATTCATGCTAAATGAAGAATTGATCGATTTGCCCCAACCTATTCATTTTTTCTTTGACTGTCATCTGAGTATTGCATTTTTAGCAGGTTCCATGATCAGCCCTAAACATGGAATTTCCGTTATACCAACACAAAAGAACGGAAGCGACTTCACTCTTTGGGAAGCGAATGCGCCCCGGACCGATACTCCACTCTGGAAATTTGAAATAAGTGGTGAAATAGGAGAAGAATTAGTTTTGGGGATTTCGGTGACACATCAAGTACAGAAAGAGATGGAACCTTATCTAAAAACTCAAGATCTTAACGAATTGCCTCGAATTTTAGTTTGCCCGATCAGAGGAATTGGGCCCAAAGCAGTATCCGATGGAGATTATGCTTGGCAGCTGGGATATCAACTTGCTAAAC
This genomic stretch from Candidatus Poribacteria bacterium harbors:
- a CDS encoding DNA methyltransferase, whose amino-acid sequence is MQDLRKKNLIHFGCDETTQPQQKWFLEERLITELSSLIPCGEKGKQTTDAMGLYFPYSHPVSLYESLIWAVIPDSDDITLDYFAGSGTSAHATINLNRQDDGKRKYILIEMGHHFDTALIPRIKKAVYTEKWKDAKPVSRESCLSHMFKYQRIESYEDALNNIELNETEHKNLLFDEHQLSYMLESDTRESPTSLNISKLENPFSYQLKIVKDMRTQTQSIDLPETFNYLLGLSVQTRRCLYDDDRRYLAYKGTVEQKPIVIIWRETEGWNEQDWERDYNFIEERELTKDADKVYVNTNSIIPEAESLDPHFKRLMFSE
- a CDS encoding DEAD/DEAH box helicase family protein gives rise to the protein MPRKKTKELNNHLILHGWLNDQFGYKTTRDLLSDVSNVDEGFNPNGYSPICEFLMSRSDLKNEIEEALPIYDANIKRHLSAINNNRTQPIVLRYFQYLALLYTEIFLDWKFNKPAEFLHQLNTFVQTQNARKAPGDPRDTDFTEIDIEKLALWMATGAGKTHIMHINYHQYLHYYKDKLDHVVLITPNEGLSEQHMRELTNADIRCERFKVEGSRSSNNNNIIQVIEITKLVKEKTGEGESVPVEAFEGNNLILVDEGHKGTSSTDPVWRDHRETLAEKGFTFEYSATFGQALAAAKNDDLVDEYGKAIVFDYSYRHFYSDGYGKDFRIINVTHDNETQTEKLFLGNLLSFYQQKRYFKENTDNVRAYSLDPPLWAFVGSKVNVVYQNYTRSDVLNVIRFLHGFLRNEKRRAIQGIDDILNGASGLSDVNGNDVFKNRLDYLKNTTETASQIYTDILKEVFHTDSSGALHLCDVRNAQGEIALKTTHGSKEFGVINIGDVPKFKKLVQNQNDDAGIKMDPDDVLIESLFNNINKPESSINILIGAKKFIEGWDSWRVTTMGLLNIGRQEGSQIIQLFGRGVRLRGKNMSLKRSAVLDGDHPPNLPLLETLNIFAVRANFMEDFQEYLKREGVPHEDPIQIELPIKPNMSHLAKRLYVPKVLSYDQVAKGKCVMLEACDDIIVTHTTQTVSIIGSSSEEGIQDESAEAANETLIKEQYLDLVDWEKIYLQLVEYKQERGYHNLVFDADILRNILNTDNPLYELKVMHKSEVEPKSLEQLKQLEELVLTLLRKYITKFYRIIQQRWNDEGVRLKQLDEKNPNFADWKVSIPRDKSDELEPIIRHLIEDGRIYGPDLTDLPNLHNDRHLYQPLLTIGGADSTLRITPPALEKSEEDFVKHLRSYVRQPREDLAKKEIFFLRNQSRGRGIGFYDNEGFYPDFILWILDGAKQRIVFIEPHGMIHEPINKHNPKITLFKRLRDFSYKRFRSEHVQMDSYIISTTPITKLRYRGGKGKQELQENWHILFPNHDDVSYLSPIFQDLDSNPPSQ
- a CDS encoding SAVED domain-containing protein, translated to MAKAINARRKGDEYQARVFWLKLLEMRTGDYIQSVTLESDRVSFVDDVVVSYCEPIRDRITGKQEIVHDFFQCKYHMTQHGAFTHENLIDPSFINCEDSMLKRLYHAYVRLSDELGPDAFRLYIFSNWHWDHQDVLAEHLHEGMIRPTFYERGPRSERGKARAKLAFHLEVSEEDLLAFLNTVRFTLGKNLTDLEKDMEPLLKLAGLQPIDPTGAHILYDDLPWKLFGQGQHSFDKQAFNRIIDEEKLKAPSSTEHSEISIQSFSQFARRPRDLQANHLDLRQFFEGRFPKDDSHWKKEISEKISAFMLNEELIDLPQPIHFFFDCHLSIAFLAGSMISPKHGISVIPTQKNGSDFTLWEANAPRTDTPLWKFEISGEIGEELVLGISVTHQVQKEMEPYLKTQDLNELPRILVCPIRGIGPKAVSDGDYAWQLGYQLAKQLREMRLNTCRKIHLFFAVPVALGYILGSTLGHITPIIQLYEHDFEGQRYKERYYPSLRVTYQP